The segment AACCCAATTTCAGACATGAAAATTCACTCAAATTGTATCATTCATGCACTGATGAAACATGCATTAAAATGACTCAGGAAGAGCAGCAAAGAAACAGAAATCTTAAATTGCAAGTGAATTATCCAAAATGAACCCAGCTGCCAGCCAGCACTGCACTATACATCTAACTTGCAAGCTTATCAGAAGTAGTAACTTTATAAGCCTCTAGAGTATCATCATGAGAATGTAGTACCCAGAATCACAGCAAAATGACAGTTCCAACAAAAAATATTATTCAGAAAATATTGGTGAGAAAGTGTAACATGCAAACAAGCAAATAGTCTCAAAAACTAACTCAAAATCATACTTTCTGCGTGTTCCACCAGGACGACTTGGTTCCAACTTGATCCGCTTTCCAGCTATCTCACTTTTATTCAGTGACCGAAGTGCAGCCTCTGCTGCTCTTACATCATAGAACTCTATAAACTTATGATGTTTCTTGTTTGGTGTCTCTCTTATCTGCAGATAGAAACCAAAGCACCGTCAGCACAAATAGGGAAGGAGGATCAAAAGCAGAATGAAGGGAAACAATACTTTGCATGCTAACCTCCTTTACTTCCCCATATGCCCCAAAAATCTGGCGAACCTCTTCATTAGAAACTGATGGATCCAAGTTAAAAATAACAAGAGTTCCCTGGTTTAAATCTTTGTCAGATGGATTCTCCTGCAAAATAAACTCAACAATCAGTCCAAGAAGTGCTTTTGTTGGTGTCTGAAAAATAAAAGCAAAACAACAAACGAACCTTTGGGATGGAAAAATGAATGTCCAGCTTTCTTCTCCTCAGAGGTTTGTTCTGCAATGCTCGCATTGCATTCCGTGCAGCTCTGATATCGAAATAAGAAATCATTACAAAGCCCCTGTGCTTTGTTGCAGTGTAAAGGGTCCGGATGTCCCCATATTGCTGAAATAACAATAGACCACAATGAGGTTCAACTTTCAGCAGCAGAGACATTGAATGTGAGAATGGCACGACTGTGAGCTTATATTATACGTATAACATAATACATGAAGGTGTCAAAATTATAAATGCTATGCATATATTTACAATCACTGCAGTTAATACCTCAAACAAAGATCGCAGCTCGGAGTCCTCGACATTACTATTGATGTTCCTTACAAACAAGGTCCTGGAAGGGTGCTCTCCAAATGGATGCTCCCCAGCCACAGTTCCTACTGTGCTTGGGACACCAAAAGGGTTGATGCCATTGCCTCTAGCCCCGTCAACAATACTTGAATTTGCAAAACCAACTGTGATGCTCTCCACAGGGTCAATGTCCAGCTCCATGCCCCCTCCATTGCCAAAGACATCAAACTCCTCCAATTCCTCTGTGGTATTTGTCTGCCCAACAGGCTCAGTCTCATCTGTGATCCCCGCGAAAAACTCATCTTCATCAGGCAACAAGTCATCTATCTGTCGAAGATCAAAATCAAACTTGTAGTCCTTCTCATCAGGATCATCAGCAAGCAATTTCATTTTGGCCGAAGTGTCATCCATTGATGGGGTACCATGAGCAGAATCAGAAAAGATCACTGAAAGAAATGGCAGGAAATATCATCAGGAACTCATTAAAATGGTAGATTTGTGAGGTTTCTGATGCATCGGATTTTAGATAAATTGACAGAAAAAACAGAGGCATGACTACATAACAATTTGTAGGAATTAATTGCCCTATATCATCTACTCCCTCTCACGTATTTAATTTGCATAACTACTATTCCCTGGCATCCATTGGTCAATTTCTCATAGCCAGAAAATCGTGTTTCACCATGAACAAAAGATACTCAATGGAAGTTTGTCATGCAGAGCATGTAAAGCATATGGCTAGAAACTTAGTATGGTTCAAGTGCATTATTACATTATATGGAGATGGGAAGCAGAACACATACACTTTTCGTGAGAAAGAACCGGCAGTGAGCTTGAGAAGAGGCTTGTATCACCAAAACCAGCACGAGCATTGAGCAGTGGTGGCAAAGGGCCCCTCCACGGGTTGTTATTTGCGGCCATCTGTCGTGACTTTGAGGCGGCAGGCACCGCGAGACCTGATACAATCTTATAAAGTTAAAGCAATTGCATTGAGAAATACACAGGAAGAAGACATCAAGCAGGAAGGTGGAATGTCTGATAGTTGCGGAATATGACCTGGTGGATTGAAATGATCTGAAGATCGATCCATTACAGCATTCGCATCAGGTGGCAGATACCTGCAGGAGCAAACAAAAAGGGTTGAGCATATCATCATCTGTCATTTACTCACTTGGGTTGGGGTCATGAGCAGAAGAGTGAAGTTTATGGCAAAAACAGATTATTTTTTTTTAGGGGCGGGGTGGGCCAAGGAGTTGATTCTGCAACTGGTGGACACGGCAATCTCTGTGAACAATAAGGTGGGTTGTTGCAATCTGTTGGTTAGAACGAAGTTTGATCCATCTAAGGTGAAGGGgggtatatattaaaaaaaaggctttattactattattattattattttgtttaGCGCACGGGATAGTCAAACATGCAAGGTGGTCTTGAAAGAAAGGAATTGGatagacgcaaccgcaacaaaGTTTGACCCAGAAATAGCGATGAGGAAGACGGAAGCAATCGCATCTCCAATCCAATCTGTCGACCATGCAAGGTCCGGTGGGGTGCGATGAATCTAGACGCGACGCGGGCAGGCAGGCGTACGGAAGTGAAAGGATGAACGGAGTAGTGGCAAGGGAGTGAAGGATTACGAGCGGAGGGGGGGAGCGaggggattaggagtagaaccgAGGAGGACGAACAGTGGTACAGGTAGGTGGAGTAGTCACTGAAGCTGGCAAGGAAGGAAGGATTTGCGTCCGTTGTTCCTTGGTTGGGTTGAGGGAGAATAGGGAATCGGCAGCAATCTCTCCCACTCATCATCATGTTCATCATCCGTCACTGGGTGATCACCAGAACAGAAcgggggaaaaaaaaaagagaagatttTGGAACCGAAAAGGGAGGGCAGATAACTCACCAGACCAGAGAGCAGGCGGAGGCGGAACCCTAACACTGGAAGTGAGAGAAATCGAAATATCTCCCTcttggaggcggcggcggactGCGagatgcggcggcggcggcggacgagGGAGAGGCGCGGCGGCGGGCCGAAATCAATCGCTCTTGCGGCCGCCGATTGTGTCTCTCTTTTCCTTCCTTCCTTGCCCAGTCTAGTTTTGTGGTAACACAAGAGGACTCTCGGACTAGGGAGttcctcttatttttatatataaacaagACGAGACGACCGACGAGACACAAGGAACGCAAGCACCGGAAACGAAAGGGGGAGGCTCttcctctcctcttctctccctCCACGGCACCTGCCTATAGTCCAGTTTCTAATCCAGTTTATTTATGATGGtctatgttatatatatatatatatatgatgatgagtatagaagGGAGGGAGATGACAGATCAGATGAGGCCAAGAAATAAgatatttaaaaataaaaacaataatATTATAAGTCGATCGACTGATTATCTCTGAGTGAAGTGAAACCACCAAAAAGGCAAGAGAAAAAGAAATCTATAGTGGTGGATAGCGACAGCCAgctatgattgatgattggtgTGAGCCTGGACGAGGGGGCGCCCGCGTTTTCATCCTCTCCTCTTCTCATCATCCTCACGTGCGCCTTCCACCTCCTCTGCTGCTCGATGAGCATGACACGTGGGTCCCGCGTCAGACGGAGCCTCACGTGTCAGTGAGGGTACCGGTGTCCCGCTCCGTCGAACGGAAAGACCTGGTGGACAAGTGGAGGGCCCACGCGCGCAGCCAAAGCTAAGTGGGTCACGCCTGTCAGTGACGCCGACGTCATCTAATCTAATCTGTCCTCCTACTACCCCTATCTATCTATAGCTGGATTGGAGTGGCGGCTGGCGTCCGCGACTCAGGCCTTTTTaaacgggccttgtttagttccgaagaaatttcggatttcggtaccgtagcactttcgttcgtTTGTGAcaaaaatattatctaattatggactaactagaatcaaaagattcgtctcgtgattttcagctaaactgtgtaattggtttttgatttcgtctatatttaatgcttcatgcatgtgccgcaagattcgatgtgacggggaatcttgaaaactttttgctttttggatgaactaaacaaggcccttgtttagttgttaaatttttttggattttgacactgcatcatttttgtttgtatttgataattattgttcaactatagactaattagactcaaaagattcatctacagacgaactgtgcaattagttatttttaatctatattttaatgctttatacatgcgtttaaagattcgatgtgatgaagaatcttaaaaaattttgggaactaaacaaggacttaGTTGagatgaaaagtttttttttggtactgtagcactttcttgTTATTTCGtgattattgttcaatcatggactaactaatctCAAAAGAGTTATTTTGCAAATTATAaagaaactgtacaattagttattttttatctatattttatgtttcATGTatttgccgtaagatttgatgtgacggagaatcttaaaaactttttgggtgaactaaacaaggccttagttacacctaaaatccaaaaaaaaattaagatttcgTTACATCAAACCTTGCagcatatgcatagagcattaaagatagacagaaataaaaactaatcacacagtttgcctgtaaatcgtgagacgaatttttaaatctaattaatttatgtttagatactaattatcaaatacaaacaaaatgtacagctgaaaacttttcaccaggactaaacaaggcctcaccaaGAATATAATGCCGCTTCGGGAGTGGTGGGTGATGTGAAGCCTACTCCCGGGCCATATGCATTTCAAATTTATGTTATCATAGTTGTGCTACTCtctgttttaaattataagttattttaatTTCTTTATATACATAATTTTTATTATATACCTAGAtactatactatatatatatacgtttACCTAGATACTATACTATATATACATACGTTTGTAAAACTGTGTACCTAGAAGAAATGAAACGATTTATAATTTGTACCGGAGGAGTATCATCTATTTATTGCTTCTTATTACAACTTCTCTAAAGAAACACTATAGCtccaaagaaaaagaaaacattatGCGTCTCGAACAAAAAAAGCTAGTTGGTTGATTTAGAACACACATATCTCATCTCCATCTTACCCCAAACACTGggaactaaggtcttgtttgtcTCCGGTACTGATTGTTACTTTGAGCTTTCATAATCCCTTGTAGAAATAAAGAACTAACTTTTCATCTCAAATTCCATAATTCGGTTCTTTTACATTCTACAATCCCACAACCTACTAAACATGTCTTTTTGCACTATGGTGTACAAACTTATCCATGGTGTCGTTTCAGACATAATGTGTTGCTTCATTTTTTTTCCTCCCACCAAAGGGCATCTTCATTCAACGTGCCTTTTCCACTATGTGACTTATGTCTTTTGGCAGAGTTATAGCAAATCCAAGGGTTGCGCATGTCTTGTGGATGCAAGAAATTGTGACACCTTGATACAAATATGGTGAAATTTTGGTAAATATAGCTCCGCCCCAAGGCAACTACCTCCCCCAAACCTAGCAGCAACGCCTCACTAAGCTCTCTACTAGATTATCATCGACCAACTATCATGGGTGGTTGTCACTTTTTTCGTCTCTACAAAATGTTGACCTGTATTAATGTTATGGTTCTTATTCCCTTTGTTTCATCAATTCGTACGAGTGAAGCACTATAAGTAACCAAATTACCTTGtatcttaaaaaaattaattagctTCACATGATATACATTTTTGTTACACAGAAATTATATCattaaattctttttttttcttgaatacgCACGGGTGTGCATATCATTGTATTAAAAGATAAAGAGTTTATAATACAAGAGTGCTTATGCATCTGTTAGTTTTCTCTTAGCGCTACTTTTTTAAAGGCAACAATCCTAGGTTCATGTTGAAACCTTGCCACATTAGGTCTGCGGCGGTGCTGCCAGGCTTACATTCACATTTGAAATCTAATATCATCATCCTTTGATTGCTATAAAAATTATAGCATAGAAGAGATTAAGGGTTCGTTTGGCACAGTTCTAGCTCCTAAGATCTCTGTTTGATCTATAGTTTGTAGACTAATAAAATGCTTTACTTTTTTAAGTAatctaaaatataaataaaattagaTCATGTAAATGCACTTAACTTGTCTGCAACCCTGGATCCAGGATTTTCTAGAACTATAGGTAACTGGTTCTATGAAACCTACAAATTTCTTGGAGCTAGAGCTCTGCAGGGCCTAAGAAATTATGTTTAAATGGCGTTGCTATGATGATACACAAATTGTAATTACTCCTATTACACAATGCaagcacaacaacaacaacaacaacaacaacaataataataataacaataacaacaacaacaacaatgataacaacaacaacaacaacaacaacaacaacaacaacaacaagaagaagaaggagaagaagaagaagaagaagaagaagaagaagaagaagaagaagaagaataataataataataataataataataataataataataataataataataataataataataataataataataacaataataataataacaataataataataacaataataacaataataataataataacaataataataataataataataataataataataataataataataataataataataataataataataataataataataataataataataataataataatagtagtagtagtagtagtagtagtagtagtagtagtagtagtagtagtagtagtagtagtagtagtagtagtagtagtagtagtagtagtagtagtagtagtagtagtagtagtagtagtagtagtagtagtagtagtagtaataataataataataataataataataataataataataataataataataataataataataataataataataataataataataataataataataataataataataataataataataataataataataataataataataataataataataataactgtCTTGATTTAGTCAGCCATTGTTGGACGATTACATATTGATCTATTCTCAGGAAAGAGGAAGCCAGTGTAAATTTCTGGTGACTTATTGCACCTGGCTCTCTACATCCTGTATTTCTACATCTGGCTGTCTAGCATGATAGTAGATTGCTTAACCAATTGACTAACTCACTAATTGTTTTCTCGCTATCCAATCCAATCACTCCCTGATACGTCACAACACTAACTTGCATTGGGTTGCTCGAACCGTGCCAACTCTGATCACTCATATCTCCTATCTTGCTTTGCAAGAATCTATAAATCACATTGCATTGTGTGCATAATACTACAAGCATATACTGTATGTACAACTCTCaaaatctttttggattttgacacggtagcactttcgttaatatttgacaaacattgtctaatcatggactaactaggcttaaaagatttatctcgcgatttacaggtaaaactatgtaattagttattttttatctatatttaatactccatgcatgtgtcacaagattcgatgtgatgaagaatattgtaaacttttgggtttttgagttcatctaaacaggcccttagttaAGACTCAGTAAGGGCTTAAAAGTTACTCCTGTGTTTTGAATGCCAAATAGGAAGAAACTAATTAAATATGGGTAACATAATACTTTCTCTATTTTTTTAAGTGTCACATTTGGTTTGTCCAAAATCAAACTTGTGTATTTTTTACCattaaattcaaaaaaaaaatatagtttcatgtcatgagatttatatttttagatttattatgagaaataCTGTTATAGTATATAATTCATATATTGTTAAATTATAATGATTTTTAAAAATTGTTGATCAAAGATTGcaatgtttgacttaggacaaaacaAATGTGACACAAAGTGACGACAATTAGTGGTTAGAGCCCATTAACTCTTATTAGCTTGTTATTATGATTAACATTATCACTGTTCGTCTTAACTACTAGTGATCAGAGTTGGCAAGCAACCAATGCAAGTTAGCTTATTATGATATATATTAACCTTTAACCTATATGTAAGTTTAACACTTCAGTTTCGGTATTCTTCTTCCCCCTGGAAAACGCATTTAGAAATATTGCTaggtctctctccctctcctaaCATTTGCCGGCGCTGCTGAAACTCAAAGTCACCTCAAACAGTAATACCGGATAGAATTGGGATTATGTTGACAGACCACCAGCGGTCTGTCTGAGTCACAGTTCCAAACCTGCAATATATTTCTATCCATCGATGCGACACGACAATTTGCTCGCCTCACAAATCTGTTCCTACTACTTTGGTCATTTATTTAGTATTATCGGTCCAGTCAAGTTTATTTATGTGCTAGTTTGCTTGATCGTGCAGTACAGGACAGGGTTGCCAATCAGCAATCCAATCAGAGGATAAATCCCCCCAACAACCAACACATGGCCCACACCACTAGCGTACCACAATCAGCCGCCTGTCCCTGCCTGCTAAAAGCTTCAGAAACCGACAGCAGGAGACACTTGAAGCAAAGCTCCAGAAACCAACAGCCATGCATTTGTGATTTGCCTGCCTGCTCCCATTCATTAAGCTGCTAAatatcacacacacacacacacacacacacacacacacacacacacacatatatatatatatatatatatatatatatatatatatatatatatatatatatatatgtgtgtgtgtgtctctcTGAGGTTTTTTTCACTTAAACCCTCCTATCTGGATACACGGGTTAGATTTAAACCCACAGGTGGAGGGGTTTAAGTGAAAAAAATTTCAGACGTTAGATCTAGATCCTGTGGCCTTAATTGGTGGTGTCATATTGACTCGTACATTGCATCATCAACATTACTGCATCTAGGAGCCAAAGCATGTATGTAACTGACGCATCAAATAGTCCTTTATACACATGTATGTAATCTGTCATTTATTCCCATGCTATTGCTGCAAATTGCTTGCTTCTGTACGTTATGGTTATGCACACTGGTGACAGTAGTACATTCTACAGACTGCAGAGCTAGCATTACAGCTGAGTACCCAAGACAAGAGCCAGCTGAGCAGAGTTTGTAATGTATGTTTCCTTGTGCCTCTCTCGTTCGACGAAGATTTATTCTACCTTGTACTTGTACACAACACAGCTTATAAACTAGCGGAGCACATAGTAGTATACACAAGCGAAGCGAGGATCGGAGGCTGCTGCAGTAAGCCAGCTAGCTACTCTTTCTCATCCGTGCCAGCAGCAGGCTCGATGGTCGCCACTCCACCGTTGTCATGTGAAAAGTGGGACTTCAATCCAATCCAGCACTGGTAGTAATCGAGATCTCGACACGGGGAATCCAGAGCCCATCGACACACGCGAGGGATAAGCGAAGACTCAAACATGAAGGCCAACGTTCCACTGAGCCTGAATGGCTCGTTGGCACCAGCACGGCTGATTGTTGCCTCATATGTCTTGGTGTCTGGCCCATGTGGTGTCATGCAGCTGTGAAGACTGGCACCTCCAGGAAGAAAACCATCGGCCTTAGCCTGCAAAAATTCACACTATCTTTGTTATGCATCGTCCTTGAGAAGGCTGTTGTTCTTCATGATTCCTGTGTTGCATTCCAAATGCCAGATAGACAAAGACAGACATTCATCTGGCTCCTCTTACCTCATATATCCCATAAATGAGGCCCATGAATTCGCTCATGCAGTTGCGGTGGTAGTACGGAGGCCGGAATGTATTTTCAGCAACCAGCCATCTAGGTGGGAATATTACAAAATCAAGCAACGCGACGCCAGGCTTATCAGTTGGCGCAGTTAGAACTGCAAGCAAATCATACGAGGCACAGAATGGTTAGTGGGTAGGCCTGAAGATGCAGTGAATTCCACACAAAAATGAATCCTACCGTGAAAATCAGTTACCTGTGTTTACCGATGGGTCGCCATGGTCAAAGAGGACGGTGTTGAATGGACAGAACTTACTCAGATCATACTGAAAGGAAACACAATGGAGTCACCAAAAAAGAGCAGACACATTTTAATGACAAGTGCAAAGGACACAAGAGGTGCTAACTTAGAATTTGAGCTACAATGGATACCTTGTAAGGGACATAATTCCCATGCCATGCGACCACATTGAATGGAGAAAAATCCTGCGTGGCAGTGAACAGCTCACCGCCATACTTCTGCACTATTGTGTATCCAGGGTGGTGGTCCTGCTCAAACCATGCTGTCGGGGAAAGGAAATCCCTCGGTGAAGCCAAACCATTAGCACCTGCACACAGAGCCAGAGTTAGGTATACTCTTTTGGATTCTCGGTGTGAGAGAATTGGAAAAGGGAAgccataaaaaaaaagaaaggcatGGGCACTATTACCTACCAATTGGGCCAAGATCAGGGAGCTGAAAATGGGTGCCGAAGATCTCAGAGACATAGCCACGCGAGGGGCCATCCGGCAAGTCAACAGCAAAGCGGAAACCTTGAGGAATCACGACGATCTCGCCGGGTGAAACGAGCAGCTTTCCGCACTCAGTTGTGATCAATAGCCCTGGGCTTGTGTGATGGCAAAAGAAGATGATAGATAGTGAACAAGTGGTTTATTATCATTTACACAGAGAAAGAGAAGGTAAGCGCTGCTGAATAGACATTGCACCAAATATGCTTATGACCCTCTCGGCAACAGTGACGGGGCAACCATTTGCTTTTGGCTTTGAAATCGTGGAGATAATAAAGGCAGACACAGGATGGAGTGGCACAGGTGGAAAACTGAAAGCGACGCAAACAGCATTTAATCTGTTTTGGGGCGAGCAACAGAAGCATTTGATTGTGATGTGATTACTAGTCTAGTGAAGTAGTGGTAGTTGAATTGTCCGGTGACAAAAGACTATTAGTATATATGTGAAATTTGAGGGAAATAAAAGAATATATGTAGCTGAAGTGTTAGCTGACAGACACTAGGGGAGAAGAGGTTCAGAAGAATGCAATGAAAtccttggtggtggtggtggtgagtgacagaagaggaagaagaacttACTTCCTTGCTGGGGAACAATGAGGAAGTCACCGTCGGCATTGCAGAAGGCGCATCCATCCATGGACTTGTTAGCAGCATACCTACGTTATTACGTACATGATGGGTTGGGAGGGATTCAGTGAACAACTATAACTAGTTGCTGGTACTGTATGTAAGATAGTACTaagcaggagcagcaggacatgtGGATGGCGTATCCGTGTCGGAGGCAAGAGCTGCCGGCGCCGCAGACGGTGTAGAGCCCGTCGATGAAGTCGAGGTCCGGGTGGAGGGGCACGTCGGCGGGTCTCCAGCGCAGCTGCGTGGGCGTGGCGACGGTGGTGGCCCGGTGGAACTCGCCGACGAGGCGCTCGTTGGTGGGGTTCCGCGGGTAGAAGGGCTCGTGGGTCACCGATGGCTTGATCCGGTACAGCCACCTGCAGCGGAAGCAAGAGGAAAATGAATCCGATCCCGATCCGCATCCTCGTCCTCATCCCCCTCCCCATCCCCCTCCCCATCCCCATCCCCATCCCCGTCCCCACGGGGAGCTTGTGTGATTGATT is part of the Sorghum bicolor cultivar BTx623 chromosome 10, Sorghum_bicolor_NCBIv3, whole genome shotgun sequence genome and harbors:
- the LOC8066857 gene encoding homogentisate 1,2-dioxygenase translates to MAMEEQQPPPAPAPAPPELRYLSGLGNSFSSEAVPGSLPVGQNSPLVCPLGLYAEQLSGTSFTTPRARNLRTWLYRIKPSVTHEPFYPRNPTNERLVGEFHRATTVATPTQLRWRPADVPLHPDLDFIDGLYTVCGAGSSCLRHGYAIHMYAANKSMDGCAFCNADGDFLIVPQQGRLLITTECGKLLVSPGEIVVIPQGFRFAVDLPDGPSRGYVSEIFGTHFQLPDLGPIGANGLASPRDFLSPTAWFEQDHHPGYTIVQKYGGELFTATQDFSPFNVVAWHGNYVPYKYDLSKFCPFNTVLFDHGDPSVNTVLTAPTDKPGVALLDFVIFPPRWLVAENTFRPPYYHRNCMSEFMGLIYGIYEAKADGFLPGGASLHSCMTPHGPDTKTYEATISRAGANEPFRLSGTLAFMFESSLIPRVCRWALDSPCRDLDYYQCWIGLKSHFSHDNGGVATIEPAAGTDEKE